A DNA window from Bradyrhizobium barranii subsp. barranii contains the following coding sequences:
- a CDS encoding sensor histidine kinase has product MSAIGLETSDHFVRSQHIASLDDQSRDWELVLRESHHRMKNTLTLLGASVRRDFSRPGTRDMSGAVDRFEQRIVAFGRLYQLLSDSDNLSAVSVEAFFENLCEALSEAVLEPASIRCEAAIESGALPASQCHRLALMLTELVTNAAKHAFPDRNDALIRIEMANRDGAWFCTVADNGIGATGPLQGTGSRILEGLARSIDARLQGEASQGGTRVTIVMPTAA; this is encoded by the coding sequence ATGTCCGCTATCGGCTTGGAGACGAGCGACCATTTCGTTCGTTCTCAGCACATTGCCAGCCTTGATGATCAGTCGCGTGATTGGGAACTCGTGCTGCGGGAATCCCACCATCGGATGAAGAACACGTTGACGCTGCTGGGTGCGTCAGTCCGCCGCGACTTCTCGCGGCCGGGCACCAGGGATATGTCGGGCGCGGTGGACCGGTTCGAGCAGCGCATCGTCGCGTTCGGCAGGCTCTATCAGCTCTTGTCCGACAGCGACAATCTGTCCGCCGTCTCCGTCGAGGCCTTCTTCGAAAACCTGTGCGAGGCGCTCTCCGAGGCGGTGCTGGAACCGGCCAGCATCCGCTGCGAGGCCGCGATCGAGAGCGGGGCGCTGCCGGCATCGCAGTGTCATCGGCTGGCGCTGATGCTGACGGAGCTGGTCACGAATGCCGCCAAACATGCCTTCCCGGACAGGAACGATGCGCTGATCCGCATCGAAATGGCCAACCGCGACGGCGCCTGGTTCTGCACGGTGGCTGACAACGGCATCGGTGCGACCGGTCCGCTTCAGGGCACCGGCAGCCGCATCCTTGAAGGGCTCGCACGCAGTATCGACGCGCGGTTGCAGGGCGAAGCGAGCCAGGGCGGCACACGCGTGACGATCGTGATGCCCACTGCCGCTTGA
- a CDS encoding ATP-binding protein has translation MVDTNDQDAAISFGPFRLYARSRLLEKDGAPLHLGGRALDILIFLVERAGEVIDKRELIKRVWADVTVDEGSLRFHITTLRKALGDAGEGSRYVVNVPGRGYCFASPLVRSESSETRTGPAVPSPHILPPPLARMIGRDDAVERISTELAQHRFVTIVGPGGIGKTSVALAVAHRELEAFDGQVNFVDFGALTDARLVPSTIAATLGLTVNSEDPMPGLLTVLRNRRMLLIFDSCEHIIDELAPLAEHIVQEAPELHILATSRESFRTEGERVHRLFPLDCPPQRDGLGIADILAYPASQLFVERIAESLGEFELSEEDAPLVAEICRRLDGIALAIELAAGRVNAYGIAGTASLLDSRFSLLWRGRRTAIPRHQTLSAALAWSYDLLPAAESATLRGLSVFVGPFTMEAALAVAFSQGISEPEAVDAISNLLSKSLIATSPAERRLRYRLLDTTRAFVGAKLVENGEAPRVARAHAEYFRDFLRDIALKSTGMQTAGGFLPYADHLPNVRAALTWSFSDSANRTIGVDLAASAAQFFLELTLLTECYRWTKQALVSLDTNSIDRRQEMTLQAALGVSVMFTQGNTEAVRSAFTRSLQLARDLEDLHWQLWLLRGLHIYLTRVGDFHGALGTGEQGESVARKLNDPAAALNVEWMLGVAHHLIGNQDKAVQFCESAMVHNPGSQRLNIGHLGYDDRIVALVALARGLWLTGRPDRAIEAARYTVREAELLEQPLTLGISLIWTIYVFLWVGDWANAEILIERLIDHSARHFLGPYHAVGIGQKGELMLRRGDIAGGIEHLRRSQATLYATRHRIMTMVFATALAEGLVAENQPDEALRTINDAIAQIPDHGESFDMPEMLRVKGDILVRSGNTAEAERCFRKSLDLSRRQCALGWELRGAISLGRVWRQAGQAGEARALLAPLVARYQEGLQTRDLVAARELLSALN, from the coding sequence GTGGTGGACACTAACGACCAGGATGCGGCGATTTCCTTCGGGCCATTCCGGCTGTACGCAAGGTCGCGCCTGCTCGAGAAGGACGGCGCTCCGCTTCACCTCGGCGGCCGCGCACTCGACATCCTCATTTTTCTCGTCGAGCGCGCCGGCGAGGTCATCGACAAGCGTGAGTTGATCAAGCGCGTCTGGGCCGACGTGACGGTCGATGAAGGCAGCCTGCGCTTCCACATCACGACGCTACGCAAGGCCTTGGGGGATGCCGGCGAAGGCTCCCGCTATGTCGTCAACGTGCCCGGCCGTGGCTATTGCTTCGCGAGCCCGCTGGTCCGGTCCGAATCGTCGGAGACGCGGACAGGCCCGGCCGTCCCGTCGCCTCACATACTCCCGCCGCCGCTTGCCAGGATGATCGGACGAGACGACGCGGTCGAGCGGATTTCCACCGAGCTTGCGCAGCATCGCTTCGTGACAATTGTCGGCCCCGGCGGGATTGGCAAGACTTCCGTCGCGCTCGCCGTCGCGCATCGCGAGCTCGAGGCCTTCGACGGTCAGGTCAACTTCGTTGATTTCGGCGCGCTGACGGATGCCAGGCTCGTTCCAAGCACCATCGCCGCCACGCTCGGCCTGACCGTCAATTCCGAGGACCCGATGCCGGGCCTGCTGACGGTGCTGCGCAACCGCCGGATGCTGCTGATCTTCGACAGCTGTGAGCACATCATCGACGAGCTCGCGCCCCTGGCCGAGCACATCGTCCAGGAGGCGCCCGAGCTGCACATTCTCGCCACCAGCCGCGAATCCTTTCGCACCGAAGGCGAACGCGTCCACCGGTTGTTTCCGCTGGACTGCCCGCCCCAGCGCGACGGGCTCGGCATCGCCGACATCCTTGCCTATCCCGCAAGCCAGCTCTTCGTAGAACGCATTGCCGAGAGCCTGGGCGAATTCGAACTGAGCGAGGAAGATGCACCGCTTGTCGCCGAGATCTGTCGGCGACTGGACGGCATCGCGCTCGCGATCGAGCTCGCCGCCGGACGCGTGAACGCCTATGGCATTGCCGGGACCGCCTCGCTGCTCGACAGCCGCTTCTCGCTGCTGTGGCGGGGACGCCGCACCGCGATCCCGCGGCACCAGACCCTGAGCGCCGCGCTCGCCTGGAGCTATGATCTGTTGCCGGCAGCCGAAAGCGCGACGCTGCGCGGTTTGTCGGTGTTCGTCGGGCCATTCACGATGGAGGCCGCGCTCGCCGTTGCGTTCAGCCAGGGCATCAGCGAGCCCGAGGCGGTCGACGCGATCTCGAACCTGCTCTCCAAATCGCTGATCGCAACCTCACCCGCGGAGCGGCGGCTGCGCTATCGTCTGCTCGACACCACCCGCGCCTTCGTCGGCGCGAAGCTCGTCGAGAACGGCGAAGCGCCCCGTGTCGCGCGCGCTCACGCCGAATATTTCCGCGACTTCCTGCGCGACATCGCGCTCAAATCCACGGGCATGCAGACCGCGGGCGGCTTCCTTCCCTATGCCGACCATTTGCCCAATGTCAGGGCCGCGCTGACCTGGAGCTTTTCGGATAGCGCCAACCGAACGATCGGCGTGGATCTGGCGGCTTCGGCGGCCCAGTTTTTCCTCGAACTGACATTGCTGACGGAGTGCTATCGCTGGACGAAGCAGGCGCTGGTCTCTCTCGATACGAATTCGATCGACCGCCGCCAGGAGATGACGTTGCAGGCCGCGCTCGGCGTCTCCGTGATGTTCACGCAGGGCAATACCGAGGCGGTCCGGTCGGCGTTCACACGCAGTCTTCAGCTTGCGCGGGATCTCGAGGATCTGCACTGGCAGCTCTGGCTGCTGCGCGGATTGCACATCTACCTGACCAGGGTCGGGGATTTTCACGGCGCGCTCGGCACCGGCGAGCAGGGCGAGAGCGTTGCGCGCAAGCTGAATGATCCGGCCGCCGCGCTGAACGTGGAATGGATGCTGGGCGTCGCGCACCATCTGATCGGCAATCAGGACAAGGCCGTGCAGTTCTGCGAGAGCGCGATGGTGCACAATCCCGGCTCGCAGCGGCTGAACATTGGGCATCTCGGTTATGACGACCGCATCGTCGCGCTGGTCGCTCTGGCGCGCGGGCTCTGGCTCACCGGCCGGCCCGATCGCGCGATTGAGGCGGCGAGATACACTGTTCGCGAGGCCGAACTGCTGGAACAACCGCTCACCCTCGGCATCTCCCTGATCTGGACGATCTACGTGTTCCTCTGGGTCGGCGACTGGGCCAATGCCGAAATCCTGATCGAGCGGCTGATCGACCATTCGGCGCGGCACTTCCTCGGTCCCTATCACGCCGTCGGCATCGGCCAGAAGGGCGAGCTCATGCTTCGCCGCGGCGACATCGCCGGCGGGATCGAGCATCTTCGCCGCAGCCAGGCCACGCTGTACGCGACGCGGCACCGGATCATGACGATGGTGTTTGCGACGGCGCTGGCGGAGGGCCTCGTGGCGGAGAACCAGCCGGACGAGGCCCTGCGCACGATCAATGATGCCATTGCGCAGATTCCAGATCATGGCGAATCCTTCGACATGCCGGAGATGCTCCGGGTCAAGGGCGACATCCTCGTCCGGTCGGGAAACACCGCGGAGGCCGAGCGCTGCTTCCGGAAATCGCTCGATTTGTCGCGCCGGCAGTGTGCGCTCGGCTGGGAGCTGCGGGGGGCGATCAGCCTCGGCCGGGTCTGGCGCCAGGCCGGACAGGCGGGCGAAGCACGCGCCCTGCTCGCCCCGCTCGTCGCGCGGTACCAGGAAGGCCTCCAGACCCGCGATCTCGTGGCCGCCAGGGAGCTGTTGAGCGCGCTGAATTGA
- a CDS encoding type 1 glutamine amidotransferase domain-containing protein, producing MKILMVITSHDQLGNTGRKTGFWLEELAAPYYVFEDSGAEITLASPKGGRPPLDPKSNEPEFRTDLTLRFEADAAAEAQLDKTVRLDSVKQEEFDTLFYPGGHGPMWDLAEDKDSVKLIESFLAAGKTIAVVCHSTGALRHVKTPDGKPLVDGKEVTGFTNGEEEDVGLTNVVPFLVEDEMLKLGAVFSKTANWGVHVVSAGQLITGQNPHSSGPAAQTPLAALAKKAKSAA from the coding sequence ATGAAGATTCTTATGGTTATCACCTCCCACGACCAGCTCGGCAACACCGGACGCAAGACTGGCTTCTGGCTCGAGGAGCTCGCCGCCCCCTACTACGTTTTCGAGGATTCCGGCGCGGAGATCACGCTGGCTTCGCCCAAGGGCGGCCGGCCGCCACTCGATCCCAAGAGCAACGAGCCCGAGTTCCGCACAGACCTGACGCTGCGCTTCGAGGCGGACGCTGCCGCTGAAGCCCAGCTCGACAAGACGGTGCGCCTCGACAGCGTCAAGCAGGAAGAGTTCGACACGCTGTTCTATCCCGGCGGTCACGGCCCGATGTGGGACCTCGCCGAAGACAAGGACTCGGTCAAGCTGATCGAATCCTTCCTCGCCGCCGGCAAGACCATCGCGGTGGTGTGTCACTCGACCGGTGCGCTGCGCCACGTCAAGACGCCCGATGGCAAGCCTTTGGTCGATGGCAAGGAAGTGACCGGCTTCACCAACGGCGAGGAAGAGGACGTGGGCCTGACCAATGTCGTGCCGTTCCTCGTGGAGGACGAGATGTTGAAGCTCGGCGCGGTCTTCTCGAAAACGGCGAACTGGGGCGTACACGTCGTCAGCGCGGGCCAGCTCATCACGGGACAGAATCCGCACTCCTCCGGCCCGGCCGCGCAGACGCCGCTCGCCGCCCTCGCCAAGAAGGCGAAGTCGGCCGCGTAA
- a CDS encoding alpha/beta fold hydrolase, which translates to MNIPATLALAAALACTTVQASAQDLRSSRRSISYHTIDIGGLNIFYREAGPADAPTVLLLHGFPSSSRMWEPLLPLLADKYHLIAPNYPGFGNSSAPPPSDFTYTFDNIAGVMGELTNKLGLTNYVLFMQDYGGPVGFRMALAHPERVRAIMIQNAVSHEQGLSPLWEARRRYWADPAHELEALEANFTSLAATRQRHLGSSPHPERYDPDTWTDEYAFLTRPGEAEIQTTLFLDYRTNVASYPKWQEWLRKTRPPTLVVWGKYDPSFAVAGASAYRDDVPDAEVHILEAGHFALDEATDEIATLVRDFLARLDGHKG; encoded by the coding sequence ATGAACATTCCAGCCACCCTCGCCCTCGCAGCCGCCCTCGCCTGCACCACCGTGCAGGCCTCGGCACAGGATCTGCGGTCGAGCCGACGCTCGATCAGCTATCACACCATCGATATCGGGGGTCTCAATATCTTCTACCGCGAGGCCGGGCCCGCCGACGCGCCGACCGTACTGCTGCTGCACGGCTTTCCCTCCTCGTCGCGGATGTGGGAGCCTCTGCTGCCGCTGCTCGCCGACAAATATCACCTGATCGCGCCTAATTATCCCGGCTTCGGCAACAGCAGCGCGCCGCCGCCGTCCGATTTCACCTACACTTTTGACAACATCGCCGGCGTGATGGGCGAGCTGACGAACAAGCTCGGCCTGACCAACTACGTGCTGTTCATGCAGGACTATGGCGGCCCGGTCGGTTTCCGCATGGCGCTGGCGCATCCCGAGCGCGTCCGCGCCATCATGATCCAGAACGCCGTTTCGCATGAGCAAGGTTTGAGCCCGCTCTGGGAAGCGCGTCGCAGATACTGGGCTGATCCGGCGCATGAGCTCGAGGCGCTCGAGGCTAACTTCACATCCTTGGCCGCGACGCGCCAGCGGCACCTCGGCTCCAGCCCGCACCCCGAGCGCTACGACCCTGACACATGGACCGACGAATACGCGTTCCTGACGCGTCCCGGCGAGGCCGAAATCCAGACTACGCTGTTCCTGGATTACCGGACCAACGTCGCCTCCTATCCGAAGTGGCAGGAGTGGCTGCGCAAGACGCGGCCGCCGACGCTGGTGGTCTGGGGCAAGTACGATCCGTCCTTCGCCGTCGCCGGCGCTTCGGCCTATCGCGACGATGTGCCGGATGCGGAGGTCCACATCCTCGAAGCCGGCCATTTCGCGCTCGACGAGGCGACCGACGAGATCGCCACGCTGGTCCGCGACTTCCTTGCGCGTCTGGACGGGCACAAGGGCTGA
- a CDS encoding alpha/beta fold hydrolase: MTDNISHERRRFVGRAAMTLAATQLALSTTAAAKPAKSATVVKPGANTAFASLKQIDAGLLNVGYAEAGPADGPPVILLHGWPYDIYAFVDVAPLLAAAGRRVIVPYLRGYGSTRFLSDSTMRNGQPAAIAADIVALMDALRIDKATIAGFDWRARTANIIAALRPERVKAMVSVSGYLIGSQQAGKMPLPPKAELQWWYQFYFATERGREGYDKYRHDFSKLIWQLASPQWHFDDSTFDRSAKAFDNPDHVAIVIHNYRWRLGLAEGEAKYADDEARLAQAPVIAVPTITMEGDANGAPHPEPSAYAKKFSGRYSHRTIKGGIGHNLPQEAPKAFADAVLDVMAEA; this comes from the coding sequence ATGACCGATAACATCAGCCACGAACGACGTCGTTTCGTCGGCAGGGCTGCGATGACACTCGCCGCGACCCAGCTTGCGCTGAGCACGACGGCCGCGGCGAAGCCGGCGAAGTCCGCCACCGTCGTCAAGCCCGGCGCGAACACCGCGTTCGCGTCCCTGAAGCAGATCGACGCCGGCCTCCTCAATGTCGGCTATGCCGAGGCGGGTCCCGCCGATGGCCCGCCCGTGATCCTGCTGCACGGCTGGCCCTATGACATCTACGCCTTCGTCGATGTCGCACCGCTGCTCGCCGCGGCCGGTCGTCGCGTGATCGTGCCTTACCTGCGCGGCTACGGCAGCACTCGTTTCCTCTCCGACTCGACGATGCGGAACGGGCAGCCGGCGGCGATCGCGGCCGACATCGTCGCCCTGATGGACGCCCTCAGAATCGACAAGGCGACGATTGCCGGCTTCGACTGGAGGGCGCGCACCGCCAACATCATCGCTGCGCTCCGGCCGGAGCGGGTCAAGGCGATGGTGTCGGTGAGCGGCTACCTGATCGGCAGCCAGCAGGCCGGCAAGATGCCGCTGCCGCCGAAGGCCGAGCTGCAATGGTGGTACCAGTTCTATTTCGCGACCGAGCGCGGCCGCGAGGGTTACGACAAGTACCGCCACGATTTCTCGAAGTTGATCTGGCAGCTCGCTTCGCCCCAATGGCATTTCGACGATTCCACCTTCGATCGCAGCGCGAAGGCGTTCGACAATCCGGACCATGTGGCGATCGTGATCCACAATTATCGCTGGCGGCTGGGCCTCGCCGAAGGCGAAGCGAAATACGCCGACGACGAGGCGAGATTGGCGCAAGCGCCCGTTATCGCCGTGCCCACCATCACCATGGAGGGTGACGCCAACGGGGCGCCACATCCGGAACCGTCCGCTTACGCGAAGAAATTCTCCGGGCGCTATTCGCACCGGACCATCAAGGGCGGTATCGGCCACAATCTGCCGCAAGAGGCGCCGAAGGCCTTTGCCGACGCGGTGCTGGACGTCATGGCCGAAGCCTAG
- a CDS encoding ATP-binding protein has translation MTEPPAGHGSPGNGAGASLDFDAVSFGPFSLRSRLLERDGAPVKLGSRAMDILRLLLSRAGEVVPKNEILSYAWSGLAVEEISLRVHVAELRKVLGDGKDGARYITNVPSRGYCFVAPVQRGERNVAPVPVLRAPERAAAPAALPHRLDRMIGRDDVLPELSARLLSDRFVTLRGPGGIGKTTVATALAHDMWQAFEGHVHFLEFGPLKDATLVASTVAAALGLVVHHDDPSGSIINFLRGRRLLLILDSCEHVIDEIARLAENIYREAPGIAILATSRESLQVEGEQIFELVPLAGPPQGARLSAGEVLDYPAAQLFIDRAAAAGHRGDITDEDAEVLAEICGKLDGIALAIELAAVRVGVYGLREMAALLDSRLKLEWRGRRTAPPRQQTLGATLDWSFGLIGESERTVLQRLAIFAGPFTLKGAIAVAADEGAAADRVVDALEQLVAKSLVSAQPDGASRRYRLLDATRAYAMQKLVDAGEAAAIARRHTAYVQRTLEAGMAEQGGDPASRLQARASLLADARAALEWSFANHDGAALRVPLAGSAARLFVELNLLNEARIWSGRALAMLDDANQGGKWELELQSTLGHAFMFTERNSEQAEAALRRGLEIAEALDDHANAFRLLSRLNMFYRRTGGYRHLVPTARQAERIARQIGDTAGIAGSKALLGVSYHLAGDQAEAQAHLDEGVRDDAALRGTEPGHFAYSRTPQIPLARVLWLRGFPDRALDCVRPLVGAAAPRDVVMHCIALCWSSTVFGWVGDWAAVETMTGRLATHANLHGLAPYEAVATGFRAQTMIARGELAGGVDLLRSALPRLHADRYELYASAFAADLSQGLAALGRLTEGLQVLHETIARVEQGGGGFDMPELLRRRGDLEARTGDLGAAEANFAASLALAEQQGALSWRLRTEMSLAALRLRQGVKNPLDDLAATYARFSEGFETADLKAARLVLDEASA, from the coding sequence GTGACCGAACCCCCGGCAGGACATGGCTCGCCCGGCAATGGCGCCGGGGCGAGCCTTGATTTCGACGCAGTCTCGTTCGGACCGTTTTCGCTGCGGTCGCGGTTGCTCGAGAGGGACGGGGCGCCGGTCAAGCTCGGCAGCCGCGCAATGGACATTCTGCGCCTGCTCCTCAGTCGTGCCGGCGAAGTGGTGCCGAAGAACGAGATTCTGAGCTACGCGTGGTCCGGCCTCGCGGTCGAGGAGATCAGCCTGCGCGTCCATGTCGCGGAGCTGCGCAAGGTGCTTGGCGACGGCAAGGACGGGGCCCGCTATATCACCAACGTCCCGAGCCGCGGCTATTGCTTCGTCGCGCCTGTGCAACGTGGCGAGCGCAACGTGGCGCCCGTGCCCGTATTGCGTGCGCCCGAACGAGCGGCGGCGCCGGCGGCCTTGCCACATCGGCTGGACCGGATGATCGGTCGGGACGACGTGCTGCCCGAGTTGTCGGCGCGTCTGCTGAGCGACCGCTTCGTCACGCTGCGAGGACCGGGCGGCATCGGCAAGACCACGGTTGCGACCGCGCTCGCGCATGACATGTGGCAGGCATTCGAGGGCCACGTTCATTTCCTCGAATTCGGCCCGCTGAAGGACGCCACGCTGGTCGCGAGCACGGTTGCCGCCGCTCTGGGCCTCGTCGTGCATCACGATGATCCCTCAGGCAGCATCATCAATTTCCTGCGCGGACGGCGGCTGCTTCTCATCCTCGACAGTTGCGAGCACGTCATCGACGAGATCGCTCGTCTGGCCGAAAACATCTATCGCGAGGCGCCGGGCATCGCCATTCTCGCCACCAGCCGCGAGTCGCTGCAGGTGGAAGGCGAGCAGATCTTCGAGCTCGTTCCGCTGGCCGGCCCGCCGCAAGGGGCGCGCCTCAGCGCCGGTGAAGTGCTGGATTATCCGGCCGCGCAGCTGTTCATCGATCGTGCCGCGGCCGCAGGCCATCGCGGCGATATCACGGACGAGGATGCCGAGGTCCTGGCCGAGATCTGCGGCAAGCTCGACGGCATCGCGCTCGCGATCGAGCTCGCCGCCGTGCGCGTCGGCGTCTACGGATTGCGGGAGATGGCCGCGCTGCTCGACTCCAGGCTCAAGCTCGAATGGCGCGGACGGCGAACGGCGCCGCCACGGCAGCAGACGCTCGGCGCGACGCTCGACTGGAGTTTTGGCCTGATCGGCGAGAGCGAACGCACAGTGCTTCAGCGACTCGCCATCTTCGCCGGCCCCTTCACGCTCAAGGGGGCGATCGCAGTCGCCGCGGATGAGGGTGCCGCGGCCGATCGCGTCGTCGATGCGCTGGAGCAGCTCGTGGCCAAGTCGCTGGTGTCGGCGCAGCCCGATGGCGCATCGCGGCGCTACCGCCTGCTGGATGCCACGCGCGCCTATGCCATGCAGAAGCTGGTCGACGCAGGCGAAGCGGCGGCGATCGCGCGCCGTCACACGGCCTATGTTCAGCGCACGCTCGAAGCCGGCATGGCGGAGCAGGGCGGCGACCCGGCTTCGCGCCTGCAGGCGCGGGCGAGCCTGCTCGCAGATGCCCGTGCGGCGTTGGAATGGAGTTTTGCCAACCACGACGGTGCCGCCTTGCGCGTGCCGCTCGCCGGCAGCGCCGCAAGGCTGTTCGTCGAGCTCAACCTGCTGAACGAGGCGCGCATCTGGTCGGGCCGCGCGCTCGCGATGCTCGACGATGCCAACCAGGGCGGCAAATGGGAGCTCGAGCTGCAGTCGACGCTCGGCCACGCCTTCATGTTCACGGAGCGCAACAGCGAGCAGGCCGAGGCCGCACTCCGGCGCGGGCTGGAGATCGCCGAAGCGCTCGACGATCACGCCAATGCGTTCAGGCTGCTGTCGCGGCTGAACATGTTCTATCGCCGCACCGGCGGCTACAGGCACCTCGTGCCGACCGCACGCCAGGCCGAGCGCATCGCCCGCCAGATCGGCGACACCGCGGGGATCGCAGGCAGCAAGGCGCTTCTCGGCGTGTCCTATCATCTCGCCGGCGACCAGGCCGAGGCGCAGGCCCATCTCGACGAAGGCGTGCGTGACGACGCCGCGCTGCGCGGGACGGAGCCCGGGCATTTCGCCTATTCGCGCACGCCGCAGATTCCGCTCGCGCGGGTGCTGTGGTTGCGCGGCTTCCCCGACCGCGCACTCGATTGCGTCCGCCCGCTCGTCGGCGCCGCCGCGCCGCGCGACGTGGTGATGCATTGCATTGCGCTGTGCTGGTCATCCACGGTGTTCGGCTGGGTCGGCGACTGGGCCGCCGTCGAGACGATGACGGGGCGCCTCGCGACCCATGCGAATTTGCACGGACTCGCGCCGTACGAAGCCGTCGCGACCGGCTTTCGCGCGCAGACCATGATCGCCCGCGGTGAGCTGGCCGGAGGTGTCGATCTGCTGCGGAGCGCGCTGCCGCGTCTGCATGCGGATCGCTACGAGCTCTACGCATCCGCGTTCGCCGCAGACCTGTCGCAAGGACTGGCGGCGCTGGGACGGTTGACGGAAGGGCTGCAGGTCCTGCATGAGACGATCGCCCGTGTCGAGCAGGGCGGCGGAGGTTTTGACATGCCCGAGCTCCTGCGCCGGCGCGGCGACCTCGAGGCGCGGACCGGTGATCTCGGTGCCGCCGAAGCGAACTTTGCCGCATCGCTCGCGCTGGCGGAGCAGCAGGGGGCGCTGTCCTGGCGATTGCGGACGGAGATGTCACTCGCGGCGCTTCGGCTTCGGCAGGGCGTCAAGAATCCGCTCGACGATCTCGCCGCGACCTATGCGCGGTTCTCGGAAGGATTCGAGACGGCGGATTTGAAGGCCGCACGGCTCGTGCTGGACGAGGCATCAGCCTGA
- a CDS encoding IS256 family transposase codes for MTETTNVLAFRQPSAVDDPLTDIVRAGARDLLARAIEIEVGAFLASTANLTLPDGRARLVRHGHGPVREIATGIGPVEVARPKVRDRGASGPGDRLRFSSAILPLWARRTKSLDALIPVLYLRGISTGDFQEALSALLGKDAPNLSPSVIAGLKADWQVEYERWQRRDLSARRYVYIWADGVYLQARMEDHSECMLVLIGTTPEGKKELIGFQVGVRESAQSWRELLIDLRQRGLRIAPQLAIGDGALGFWKALDEAFPGTRHQRCWCHKVSNVLDKVAKSVQGPMKNDLRNIYLAPHRAEAETAIDVFVEKYHVKYGRAVECLIKDRHALLAFFDFPAEHWIHLRSSNPIESVFATVRHRTVRTKGSLSQQTAKLMVFKLIDAASKTWRRLKSTNQLPKVIAGVKFIDGIEVIPNTESHAA; via the coding sequence ATGACCGAGACTACCAATGTTCTTGCTTTCCGTCAGCCGTCCGCGGTTGATGATCCACTGACCGATATCGTTCGTGCCGGCGCGCGGGACCTGCTTGCCAGGGCGATCGAGATCGAGGTTGGCGCGTTTCTGGCCAGCACGGCCAATCTGACGCTGCCCGACGGTCGAGCGCGCCTGGTCCGACATGGGCACGGTCCGGTGCGCGAGATTGCGACCGGCATCGGTCCGGTGGAGGTCGCTCGTCCCAAGGTCCGCGACCGCGGAGCGAGCGGGCCAGGCGACCGCCTCCGCTTCAGTTCGGCAATCCTGCCGCTATGGGCGCGGCGGACGAAGAGCCTGGATGCCTTGATCCCGGTCCTCTATTTGCGCGGCATCTCGACCGGCGACTTCCAGGAGGCGCTCTCGGCGCTGCTCGGCAAGGATGCGCCGAACCTGTCGCCTTCGGTGATCGCCGGCCTGAAGGCCGATTGGCAGGTCGAGTACGAACGCTGGCAGAGACGCGATCTGTCGGCGCGTCGCTATGTCTACATCTGGGCCGATGGCGTGTACCTGCAGGCCCGCATGGAAGATCACAGCGAATGCATGCTGGTGCTGATTGGCACCACGCCGGAAGGCAAGAAGGAGCTGATCGGCTTCCAGGTCGGCGTGCGCGAGAGCGCGCAGAGCTGGCGCGAACTCCTGATCGACCTGCGGCAACGCGGGTTACGGATTGCCCCGCAACTCGCCATCGGCGACGGCGCCCTCGGCTTCTGGAAGGCACTGGACGAGGCCTTTCCCGGCACGCGGCACCAACGATGCTGGTGCCATAAAGTGAGCAACGTACTCGACAAGGTCGCCAAATCCGTGCAGGGCCCCATGAAGAACGACCTGCGGAACATCTATCTGGCCCCACACCGGGCCGAAGCTGAAACCGCGATCGACGTCTTCGTCGAGAAATACCACGTCAAATACGGACGTGCGGTGGAGTGCCTGATCAAGGATCGCCATGCGCTGCTCGCCTTCTTCGACTTCCCTGCTGAGCACTGGATCCACCTACGCAGCTCGAACCCGATCGAGAGCGTCTTCGCCACGGTGCGCCACCGAACGGTGCGGACCAAGGGATCGCTGTCGCAACAAACTGCGAAGCTGATGGTGTTCAAGCTCATCGACGCCGCATCGAAGACCTGGCGGCGATTGAAGAGCACGAACCAGTTGCCGAAAGTCATCGCCGGTGTAAAGTTCATCGACGGAATCGAAGTCATTCCGAACACTGAAAGCCACGCCGCCTGA